One part of the Algibacter sp. L1A34 genome encodes these proteins:
- a CDS encoding dihydrofolate reductase → MFGKKRPTPQIDKDQLELIENAQKRIKQKKGLYIHFVIFLLGAVFLIIANTVLGIGKDITFFGKEWFLYAILAWSFFFLYHLLNVFITHQFMGKAWEKQQLEKLVAKQQARIETLKTTLAKEEKHIVKSEVFKSEQNAIEPLSSNKQELTIIVAAAENDAIGKGNKLIWHLSDDLKRFKSLTNNHHIIMGRKTFESFPKPLPNRTHVVITRQSDYKAPEGVILVNSLEEAVIACKSDLQPYIIGGGEIYRQALAIADKIEITRVHESFEADTYFPKIDMSIWKETAHKFHSKDGKHDYEFTFQTYERK, encoded by the coding sequence GCTTATAGAAAATGCTCAAAAACGCATTAAGCAAAAGAAAGGATTATATATTCATTTTGTTATATTTTTGCTTGGCGCAGTTTTTTTAATAATCGCTAATACCGTTTTAGGTATTGGTAAAGACATTACTTTTTTTGGAAAAGAATGGTTTTTGTATGCTATTTTGGCTTGGTCATTTTTCTTTTTATACCATTTATTAAATGTGTTTATTACGCATCAATTTATGGGTAAAGCATGGGAGAAACAACAATTAGAAAAACTAGTAGCCAAACAACAAGCTCGTATTGAAACTCTAAAGACCACTTTAGCTAAAGAAGAAAAGCATATTGTTAAAAGTGAAGTCTTTAAGAGTGAGCAAAATGCAATAGAACCGTTAAGTTCTAATAAACAGGAACTCACTATTATTGTCGCTGCAGCGGAAAACGATGCGATAGGGAAAGGTAATAAGCTAATATGGCATTTAAGCGACGATTTAAAACGATTTAAAAGCTTAACGAACAATCACCATATTATTATGGGGCGTAAAACGTTTGAAAGCTTCCCAAAGCCTTTGCCAAACCGTACACATGTTGTAATTACGCGCCAAAGTGATTATAAAGCACCTGAGGGCGTTATTCTAGTAAATAGCTTAGAAGAAGCTGTTATAGCTTGTAAAAGCGATTTACAACCTTACATTATAGGTGGTGGTGAAATTTATAGACAAGCACTGGCTATAGCAGATAAAATTGAGATTACAAGAGTGCATGAAAGTTTTGAGGCCGATACGTACTTCCCGAAAATTGATATGTCGATTTGGAAAGAAACGGCACATAAGTTTCATAGTAAAGATGGAAAGCATGATTACGAATTTACTTTTCAGACTTACGAAAGAAAATAA